In the Pseudorasbora parva isolate DD20220531a chromosome 23, ASM2467924v1, whole genome shotgun sequence genome, one interval contains:
- the LOC137062011 gene encoding interleukin-1 beta-like: MACDRYDITFASDDLSETDSAVYSDSAESDEMDCPDAPPISCQCNMPEGIKLEMWRHSSRMKHVVNIIIALKRMENVKPKSSEFGKEEVLDFIMDRVIQERRINRAEVTIPSYTKLSKTLQCNVCDQFKKTLVQSPGSPHLLAVTLREGSSQYKVQFSLSMYASPSSGPNASQPVCLAISKSNLYLACTLVGSSPHLILKEINGTLNNIKVGDQNDNLLFFRKETGVANNTFESVKYPGWFISTAYEDYEPVEMCQMQSSRYTSFTLEKKELIQN, translated from the exons ATGGCATGCGACCGATATGACATAACTTTCGCCTCTGATGA CTTATCTGAGACAGACAGTGCGGTTTACTCTGACAGTGCCGAGTCGGATGAGATGGACTGCCCTGATGCCCCACCCATC AGCTGCCAATGCAACATGCCCGAAGGCATCAAATTGGAAATGTGGAGGCATTCCTCCAGAATGAAGCATGTGGTGAACATCATCATTGCTCTGAAGAGGATGGAGAACGTCAAGCCCAAGTCTTCAGAGTTTGGTAAAGAAGAGGTGCTTGACTTCATCATGGACCGTGTGATCCAAG AGCGTCGGATTAATCGGGCTGAGGTAACGATACCATCTTACACCAAGCTCAGCAAGACCTTGCAGTGCAACGTTTGTGATCAGTTCAAGAAGACTCTGGTGCAAAGCCCCGGATCTCCTCATTTGCTGGCTGTGACGCTGAGAGAGGGAAGCAGTCAATACAAAG ttcAATTCAGTCTGTCGATGTATGCATCTCCGAGTTCCGGGCCGAATGCATCCCAGCCTGTGTGCCTGGCCATTTCCAAGAGCAATCTCTACCTTGCTTGTACCCTGGTTGGTTCTTCCCCCCACCTGATCTTGAAG gagATCAATGGAACCCTAAACAACATTAAAGTCGGTGACCAGAATGACAACCTCTTGTTCTTCAGGAAAGAGACCGGCGTGGCCAATAACACTTTTGAATCTGTTAAATATCCTGGATGGTTCATTAGCACTGCTTATGAGGACTACGAGCCGGTGGAAATGTGCCAGATGCAGAGTAGCAGATACACAAGCTTCACGCTGGAGAAGAAAGAATTAATCCAGAATTAA
- the LOC137062439 gene encoding interleukin-1 beta-like yields the protein MYLIYFLNSLSETDSAVYSDSAESDEMDCPDAPPISCQCNMPEGIKLEMWRHSSRMKHVVNIIIALKRMKNVKPKSSEFGEEEVLDFIMDRVIQERRINRAEVTIPFYTKLSKTLQCNVCDQFKKTLVQSPGSPHLLAPHVPDAE from the exons ATGTATTTGATTTACTTCCTAAACAGCTTATCTGAGACAGACAGTGCGGTTTACTCTGACAGTGCCGAGTCGGATGAGATGGACTGCCCTGATGCCCCACCCATC AGCTGCCAATGCAACATGCCCGAAGGCATCAAATTGGAAATGTGGAGGCATTCCTCCAGAATGAAGCATGTGGTGAACATCATCATTGCTCTGAAGAGGATGAAGAACGTCAAGCCCAAGTCTTCAGAGTTTGGTGAAGAAGAGGTGCTTGACTTCATCATGGACCGTGTGATCCAAG AGCGTCGGATTAATCGGGCTGAGGTAACGATACCATTTTACACCAAGCTCAGCAAGACCTTGCAGTGCAACGTTTGTGATCAGTTCAAGAAGACTCTGGTGCAAAGCCCCGGATCTCCTCATTTGCTGGCTCCTCATGTGCCAGATGCAGAGTAG